The segment aacacaataaaacaaattaatctaATAAATCCGTTTCAGGGAGAATACATCTCTGCAGAGAGAAAACCTCTTTCTAAATCCACGCATGTCGCCCCTAGTCTGTCTGCTAGATGGCGCCATTGCATCGCAAATGAGCCAATGGAGATCACCCTCCGCCTTTTTCCTCTCCGGAGGATCAGAGGCTGAATGCTCTGTGTCCTGTTCGTGCGTTACAGACATATATGACCAGGACCATTGTTTTCAGGAAGAGAGACCAGCTCTTTATTTCATGGGCGCCCCCTCACAAGGGGAGTCCCATATATAAGCGGCACCTCTCACATTGGCTTGTGAGCGCCATAGCCTTGGCATATGAATCAAAGGCAGTGCATCCCCCAGGAACCATCAGAGCTCATTCCACGAGGGGCTTAGCTGCCTCTTGGGCTTTGTTCAGGGGAGTATCACTGCAGGACATCTGCTCTGCTGCCAGCTGGGCTTCTCACCATATGTTTGCGCGTTACTACCGATTGGATGTCACCAAAACCTCGGTAACACATTCTGTTTTAGGAGTGGGGTCTTCATAGCCCCCCCGTGTTATATTCCTTTACCTTCTGTTTACACATTGTAATGGTaacaaatagggctgtcacgattatgacatTTGGatcacgattaattgtctaataaatcattgcgattatgacgattaattgtctgttttagagctttgacttaattctcttacattttttactccgctttgaaacgaccatattgttctgaatataaagactatgttctttttcttggaaatacataggacaaaattgggtcatcatacttaaggtttagggttttacctgtcaataatacaaccgccaaatacttgtaaattaagcaaatttatcaggtgtgaattgaagccaccattaaaacgctatcagtcatagaaaagcttctagtctgtttttttctcacttgcaagactacaataaaagtttacttctgtgttaatgagattttggtagactggttttcacactgaaataatattaaattgtacagcAGGTTATTTtgatggtatatgctttagttttttttaaagtgattgtgttgtggcggtacatttgacaagtattaccatgctttagttacaatatatacactaaaatatgcaatatgcagatgcactacagctccccctagtgtcttctatagagatgtgcaataattgcgatgatctgaaaccatcgcgatgaggtcaaacaatcgccatgagacgattatttaattatcgtgacagccctagtaacaAAGGTTGAACGGGCCGGCGGGCCATGCACATTCATGTCACCAAGCGTGCATTCACATTCCTGCCTGGGTGTTATTTCTGTGCCTCATACATGTTGCCTGTCCTGCATGTGCACAGCAGCACAGTGTGCATCAGGGTTGCCAGGTGCATGATTATGGGACACGtcaagccccgcccccttggGGGTGACCGTCCTTTTTCTGGCTTTCAGAACGTCACTGTGAGTGTATTGGGCAATCGGGGAGCTGTCCATGTCTCTCTCCAAGGTGGATCTCGAacacgagatgatgaaagagaataggttactgtcgtaaccccggttctctgaaacatcgagtggagatCCACCAGCTTTGCCCCGCTTGCTGCACGTGAAGTGAATATACTTACTGGAGAATAGCAGCGCAGGCAGACCTTAAATGCTCTCAGGTAAGGGGGTAgggccttacctggcattggTTGCGtgcttctgtctgtctagccagacttggtgcaattggatgcttctgcagaggtcaggtatggatgcccttcccataggtggatctctccactcagagaaccggggttatGAAAGTAACCTattggtttgctgaacgcagggatcttgatggggtgtaggagggtgtgaaactatgccggtgcagatccagtgatagtcctgtaggcaagcattagtgacttgaatctgatacgggcttcatccggtagccagtggagagagatgaaaagggctgtcacatgagcccttttgggctgttggaaaaCGAGgcatgctgctgcgttctgaaccagctggagtggtttgatagcctttgcaggaagaccggcaaggagagcattgcagtagtccaaccttgagattaccagggcctggacaaggagtcgtgccgcatgctcagtgagatagggtctaacctttctaatgttgaagcCTACGATTAATCCGTTCGAAAAAGATACACAAAACCAGTAACTGAAAGAAAACATGTTGACAAAAAGATTGAATACAATATTTGTTGATAATATAGCATATCGAGTGATTTATAAGATATCTTTGGTAGGCGGGTCATTTTGACCCGGAAACACCACAAGTGTGATTCTGTGACATTTTGTACACAAAGGCCCTGCACTCcagtcttgtggacctcctcagAGTCCACACTtgatgacgtcaggaagtgcagacctatagggcactaggcacgagtccacaagggtacatgggagtgaattttgggacagacttgaggacaTCACGCCAGAAAGaccaagcggtgctttctaatctctCTCGCAGTACTTTGTCGTCattgatcagtctgcgcagcgctgcGTGAAGTCGAtcacacttgttgtcccattgttaTTTGGGACAGGAGCTGCTGGTTTTTATACTTCTGTATTCTGTATctatgcaatagatacttatgtttgtaatgcattcatttggcatgacgtaaatgcaactgcttacgtatatttatttgtatacactatacttaatttgaatatttctctataatacagaagcggtgttgttcagctttacagagcccagagacaactagatatagatCTAAAAAATAACATGGCTAacaagtaagaaaatgcactgcgttcaaagtttttattcttgaatagctggcttaatagaaaataaataagcaataatgtgaataagaaACTAATTAATTAATgtagaattttatcaaaacatacatttaaaaatgtaaccgTCTTGTTTaggtatatgtctgacatccacgacactcctcccatccgtccTGTGATTGGACATTCgtaaggattcctgggtaggggacttcagtcaAAAaaccgcatcgagggcacaaaggaggcgctcgcgagcagacttctgagcgctaaaagacaaatgggacaccctacaGACTCGTAGATTTGGCGAGCACGCGCAATTGAAGTCCACGAGACCACAAGAAGTGcacatttgggacagggccaattaaagcatttcaaaacaaacttcCTGGTTAAACAAATAAGTCTAGATTAAAGAAGGCTAGCGTGAACAACAATGCAAATTTTGGTGATGTGATATTCTATTTATTATTGCCaaaattattcacaaaaaatgctttttttaagtCAAAGACTGAGGTGCCTAATCTCAGATGAACTAGGCCTACGATTAATCTGTTTGAAAAAGAAACGCAAAACCAGtcctaaatgaaagaaaacaagttgacaAAAAGATTGAATccaatattttgtcatttctggAGTTCTTGTCTGTGAGTCATTGTCCATGTTAAAAAGACCAGTGTTCGGTCTCGGTCTATACAGTGAAATGCAGAGTGCATGGAGCACACACTGTACATCCATACGGTGCATTACTGGATGTCTTCGGATTATATTATATGCTTCTCTACTAGCCCAACTGCACACGTTGATCAGTGATTGAGGAAAAGTTCACGAGTGTCCTGTGATGTAGCGCAGGATTGCGTTGGGCACGTCCATGCTTTCATCTTTCACGAGCACGACGTCATAAGAGTTTAAATACGACTGCCTTCTCTCATCCACCTGAAAAAACACAACAGCACATTCACTCTCGTCCACTCTCTGGATTTACCGTGTttactgtgatttttcttttaccTTGTCATTCAGGTATCCGATTTTCAGGATGTTCTGCATGTCGGCGACTCCATCGGACATGTTGAGATCTCCGAGCGAGTCTCCGAGCAGAAGAACGTTAGAGCGGCTGTGAAGCTCTTGAAAGTGTTGAGTGTTGAGCAGCGCTCCTTCACGTTTGTTGTAGATGTGAATCAGCTGGCCTTTAAACGCTCTCAACACACCCTGAACACATGATGGACATCAAACTGAACACGTcaatcactttctctctctctcaaacacacagtTTCACATCTATTCTAGTCACTTCAACGAACTAAATGATGGATGTTTTACGTCCCAAATAAAAGGACGACATGATGGCAAAAATTCTATTTGGTTTGTGTTGAGCTGAAGAAATGAAGTCAACCGCATCTGAGATGACACGAGGGAGAGTTAATGTTCTGAGATGATCTCGAGGATCTTCACATCAGATGTTTAGTGTAAGAATGTTCATAAATAGACTCCATCTGAAATCAAGTCATGATTATTTCAcaatgtgatgatgatgataaacaCAGCTTCTGTTCACGAGTCTGTGAAATCTCTGTGTCATGTGATTATACGCCCATTGAGATCATGAATAAATCATCTGAACACTTCACAAGTCAAATGTGTTTGTGACTTACAGACTCATCAAAGTCCATGTAGTTGGAGACGACTTTGACATTGGAATAGAAAACACCAGCCTGTCTGATCACCTCCTCCAACACATCACCAATCCCAGCCGAGAAGATCAACAGAGGAACACGCGTCACATTCAGATGATGAAAAAACTCCTCGTATCCAgccctgacaaacacacacacacacacacacacacacacacacacacacacaacatcagtACTGccgacaaacaaacacacacacacacacacacacacacacacacacacacaacacacacacaacacacacacaacacacacacacacacaacacacacacacaccccacacacacacacaacacacacacacacacaacacacacacacacacaacacacacacacacacaacacacacacacacaacacacacacacacaacacacacacacacaacacacaccacacacacacacacacacacaacacacacaacacgcacgcactcacacacgcacgcacacacacacacacacacacacacacacacacacacacacacacacacacacacacacacacacacacacacacacacacaaacacgcacacaacacacacacacacaacacacacacacacacaacacacacacacacacaacacacacacaacacacacacaacacacacacacacacaacacacacacacaccccacacacacacacaacacacacacacacacaacacacacacacacacaacacacacacacacacaacacacacacacacaacacacacacacacaacacacacacacacaacacacaccacacacacacacacacacacagtgtaatatttgtataaagtGTCATCAGATGACAGTAAGATTTGATACCTAGCATGCTTCAATCTTACAAAACCAAATCAATCTTTCCTATCTCCTTGCACCAACGATTCATTATTAATTCCACCGCACGCACACAAaggaaaaaacatcacaaaactGTACAACTCAAAACAcaccaaacaaacagaaaacacacaagacaaaaacaacattttaaattcgtctgtggaatgggtaaacgggacttaaaacacacagcatgaagcttctatgccactgcgagaaccgcagctggcgcagaaacctctgtgtcacttttttctcttaatacttttcttatacgacaggggtgttaaatacgacgaaaacaaatcaaatatacactcacctaaagga is part of the Triplophysa rosa linkage group LG16, Trosa_1v2, whole genome shotgun sequence genome and harbors:
- the LOC130567518 gene encoding cytosolic 5'-nucleotidase 3-like, with product MDSKKRKGGAEKVRESKKRALKSDSAKCVKLTQHHSKGLNSAAAPEDSSAVEDVAGISTARDPRSSRTSAVRKDAMLGLGETEKRVVKIAELSKSSVCMREPERVQEILTSMRNSGSSTLQVISDFDMTLTRFAHNGKRCPTCHNILENGKLISEECKAEVYILENGKLISEECKAECVCVCVCVCLFVGSTDVVCVCVCVCVCVCVFVRAGYEEFFHHLNVTRVPLLIFSAGIGDVLEEVIRQAGVFYSNVKVVSNYMDFDESGVLRAFKGQLIHIYNKREGALLNTQHFQELHSRSNVLLLGDSLGDLNMSDGVADMQNILKIGYLNDKVDERRQSYLNSYDVVLVKDESMDVPNAILRYITGHS